CATCGTGCTTTACACCCATAGCTGCAAATACTATAGCAAAGTTTTCTTCTTCTCCTCTTACCCTAGCCTGCCTTGCTATCTGAGCCGCAAGTTCGTTGTGTGGCATACCGTTTCCAGAAAATATAGGAAGCTTTTGTCCTCTTATAAGAGTCATAAGTGAATCAATGGCCGATATTCCAGTTTCCAGATAGTTTCTAGGGTAACGTCTAGAAATCGGATTCATAGGTCTACCGTTTACATTGTGCTTTTTACTACTATATACCTGAGGTCCGTCATCCACTGGCATCCCTATTCCATTAAAGGTTCTGCCTAGAATATCTTTTGATAGCGGAATTTCTAGGGGATGTCCTGTAAATCTTACCGAGGTGTTTTCTGTAGATATTCCTTGAGTGCCTTGAAATACCTGAGCTATGATAGCTTTTTCATCTACCATAACCACTTTGCCTTTTCTTTTATTCTTTCCATCTACTACTATATCTATAATCTCACCGTAGGCTACATCCTCAGCTCCTGAAAGAGATATAAGCGAGCCTACCACAGTATCTAGCTTCAAATATTCCTTTGTATTCATCTATATCACCTCCGTAATCGATGCGTATCTAGTAGCTAATTCATCAAAATACGAATCAATACGATAATGAAGATCGTCTATCAGCGACAAATCCTCATTTGGCACTGTGTATTTCATTTTTATAACCTCATCAAAAATCTCTGGATTTCTGATTTCTGATAACGGCAGGTTTGCCTTTACAGCCGCAAGTGCTCTAGTATGAAGATGGTAGATTACCTTTAGCATCTCATACTGCTTGAGAATAGGCACAAAGGTATCATCCTTGTGCATTGCATTTTGCTGTAAAAATCCTCTTTTTATAACCTTTGCAATCTCTAGTGTAAGCCTTTGGTCATCAGGAAGCACATCCTCACCTACTAGCTGAACTATAGAGTTAAGCTTTTCTTCCTCATGCAAGATAAAGAGCATCTTTTCTCTTATTTCCAGCACATCCTCGCTTACATTTTCATAGTACCAGTTGCGAAGAGATTTGCTATATCCACTATAGCTAGTAAGGTATCCTATAGCAGGATAGTGCCTAGCATAAGCTAGTTTTCTATCTAGAGCTAAAAACGCATTTACGAAACGCTTTGTGTTTTCCGTTACAGGCTCTGAGAAATCTCCTCCAGGAGGCGATACAGCGCCGATAATAGTAACAGAGCCTTCTACTCCTGATAAGCTTCTTACAAAGCCTGCTCTTTCATAAAACTGAGCTAGTCTAGAAGGAAGATAAGCTGGATAGCCTTCCTCTGCTGGCATCTCTTCAAGACGTCCTGAAATCTCACGAAGAGCCTCAGCCCATCTAGATGTAGAGTCTGCCATTATGGCAACATGGTACCCCATATCTCTAAAATACTCAGCCATAGTAATTCCTGTGTATATGCTCGCCTCTCTAGCCGCAACTGGCATGTTAGAGGTATTTGCAATTAATATAGTTCTCTCCATAAGCGGCTTTCCAGAGCGAGGGTCAATCAGCTTAGGAAAATCCTCTAGTACCTCAGTGATTTCATTTCCACGCTCCCCACAGCCTATATAGACTATTATGTCTGCATCTGACCATTTTGCGAGCTGATGCTGAGTCATAGTTTTTCCTGTTCCAAAACCTCCAGGAAGAGCCGCAGTTCCTCCTTTTGCTATAGGAAAGAAAATATCAAGAACCCTTTGCCCAGTAATCAATAATCTATCTATAGCCATTCTTTCCTTTACAGGTCTTGCTTCTCTTACTGGCCACACCTGATGAAGCTTAAGTGGATACATCCTATCGCTGCATGAAACAGTCGCAACTACCTCGTCTATAGTATATTGACCAGAAGGCTTCACATCTTTCAGATTTCCGCTTACTCCTGGTGGAATTAGCAATTTATGAACTATAAGAGAAGTCTCCTGAACTGTAGCATAGATTTCTCCACTTTCCACGTAATCATCTTCTGATACTAGAATAGTTACATCCCAGAGCTTTTCCTTGTCCAAAGATAAAAGTCCTATTCCTTCTGCTATAAACCCACCTGATATTTTTTCTATAGCCTCAAGTGGACGCTGAATTCCATCAAATACATTCCCTATCATACCAGGTCCAAGAGTAAGAGATAGAGGATTGCCTGTTGAATATACGTTTTCTCCAGATTTTAGTCCCTCGGTTTCTTCATAAACCTGAATAGTGCCTGTGTCCCCATCTAGAGAAATAACTTCGCCTAGAAGCTTCTTTTCTCCTACCATAACCATCTCTCTTACTTTAAATCCTGTCATGTTTTTTGCCCCTACAACAGGACCATTGACGGAAATGGTAATAGCTGTTTTTTCCATCATAGAGTCTCACCTCTTCTTATCGCATCGTGAAGCATCTGCCCTAGGTCTTCCCTTTTTAGATATAGAGCCTCTGCAAAGGTTTTGTTAAGCCTGATAGTCTGTCTTTCGTTTTCTAGTACAAAGCCTCCTATATAATTAAGCTCTGCTTCAATTATTGTGTAATTTTCAAACCCTGCTTTTTTAAGAGCTGACTCTGCCGCTTCCTTTGCTTTATTAAAGTTAGTCGGTGGTATGGAAACATAGATATGCTCCTCGCTTAAAAAAGCCTCAAGAGAAGTAAGCATAGTAGCTTCTATATGCTCCTTATACTTATCTGTCTGCATGAAATCTCTTATCTTGTCTTCTATCTTTGCAAGCAAGTCTCTTAATATTTCCTCGTTCTTCTTTAGATACAGCTTTCTCTCTTGCTGAATCATAGTAGAAATCGCTTCTGATTTTTGTCTTTTAATTCTTTCTATCGCAGCTTTTTTAGTACGGTTTGCATTTGACTCTAAAACCTGCTTTTCCTTTTCCAAAAATTCTTTTATCTCATCATCTTTATTTAATATCTGCTCATCTATCTCTTTTTGAACCTTCTCATCTACTAGTTTTTTAAACAAACTCAGTTTTTGTTCTAAGGTTACCATTTAATCACCTCTATATTTTTATACCTACGGATTCGTTGATGTGCTTAGTAATATAATTTGCATCTCTTCTTTGTCCATGGCGATCTGGAATTTCAACTATCAAAGGATATTTCCTATGAAGCTTAAGGGACATAACTTCCTTTTCGACTTTTTCAAGAATAAGCTCAGTAAGGATTAATATTCCTATACTAGAATCATCTAGAGCCTGCTTCATAGCTTCTAAAATTTCTTCTCTTTCATGCACGATAACTCCGTTTATACCTGCTAGTCTCATAGCTACATAGGTATCCCTGTTATCACTGATGAGGAAGGATTTCATCATAACTATCCACTCCTAAAGTCTTCCTAAAATCAAAATAGAAATAATAAGTCCATAAATAGCGATACCTTCTGCTAGACCTACGAAAATAAGTGTCTTACCAAGAATTTTTTCATCCTCAGATACAGCCCCTAGAGCTGATGAACCAACCGCTCCAACTGCATATCCCGCTCCTATAGTAGCCATCCCTGTAGATAAAGCTGCTGCTATATAGCCTAGCCCTGAACTACTAGTTGCGGCACCCTCTGTCGCTGCAAACACTAAATCAGGAACCATTAATAAAATAGCCATAGCTGCAAGAGGAGCAAATCCTGTGATATTTGCTATAAGGAGTTTCTTTAAGCTTCCTGAGCTTTGCTCGTTTTTGACATATAGCTTAACTCCAAAAGCGATGGTAGACATAACAAATAAAATCATAAGTGCAAGTATTATTTTCATTTTCTTTCCTCCGTTTCTAAATTTAACTTAAATGGAGAATAGGCTATCCCGTCTCCTGTATAGTATTTGCTAAATAATTCATAATACTCTAATCTTAAGCCTTGAATGAAAACTATTAGGCCTTCAAGTCCTATAATAATTATGTTTCCTACAATGAGTATAACAGCTCCTATGGCTCTGTTATTACTGAGATTTGCCATAGTTGTAAATGCTAAAAACAGTCCAACGTGGTTTAACGCAAAGGCTCCTACTCTGATAAAGGATATCGTGTTAGAAAGAAGACTAAGTAGGGTCTCCACTAAATCAAAGCCACCCTCGATATAATATTCCTTCTTGCCTTCATGATATACAGCAGGCTGCCTAAACAATAACGCTGTAAGTGGCTTTTTAAATAACATCATAGCTAGAAGCACTATTCCCACTATTATAAGCATGCTAATTGGAATGATTTTGTCAGATAATACAAGCTCCAAAACCCCAACTAAAAGCACTACATAAAATAAAAGTCCTACAATACCATTTCTGCCAAATACTCCCTGTTCATATTCCTTGATTTTGAGCATATTGCTAATTGATATTCCAAAACTGATAAGAAGTAGCACTACTCCAAATACTATGGATGAATAAAGTACAAAATCTATATTTTCTATAGGATGTACTAAAAGTGCTGGCAGATATTCCTCAAATCCAAACACGCTTCCATACATAAAGCCAAAGAATACAGAGCTAAGTCCTATTCTCAGCATAATTTCTCCAGGAGTCTTAAGCGATTCCTTTTTCCTAATCATCCAACCAGCTAAAAACAATATTGCTCCC
This is a stretch of genomic DNA from Acetoanaerobium sticklandii. It encodes these proteins:
- a CDS encoding ATP synthase subunit C, coding for MKIILALMILFVMSTIAFGVKLYVKNEQSSGSLKKLLIANITGFAPLAAMAILLMVPDLVFAATEGAATSSSGLGYIAAALSTGMATIGAGYAVGAVGSSALGAVSEDEKILGKTLIFVGLAEGIAIYGLIISILILGRL
- a CDS encoding V-type ATP synthase subunit E; this translates as MVTLEQKLSLFKKLVDEKVQKEIDEQILNKDDEIKEFLEKEKQVLESNANRTKKAAIERIKRQKSEAISTMIQQERKLYLKKNEEILRDLLAKIEDKIRDFMQTDKYKEHIEATMLTSLEAFLSEEHIYVSIPPTNFNKAKEAAESALKKAGFENYTIIEAELNYIGGFVLENERQTIRLNKTFAEALYLKREDLGQMLHDAIRRGETL
- a CDS encoding V-type ATP synthase subunit F; this encodes MMKSFLISDNRDTYVAMRLAGINGVIVHEREEILEAMKQALDDSSIGILILTELILEKVEKEVMSLKLHRKYPLIVEIPDRHGQRRDANYITKHINESVGIKI
- a CDS encoding V-type ATP synthase subunit A, producing the protein MEKTAITISVNGPVVGAKNMTGFKVREMVMVGEKKLLGEVISLDGDTGTIQVYEETEGLKSGENVYSTGNPLSLTLGPGMIGNVFDGIQRPLEAIEKISGGFIAEGIGLLSLDKEKLWDVTILVSEDDYVESGEIYATVQETSLIVHKLLIPPGVSGNLKDVKPSGQYTIDEVVATVSCSDRMYPLKLHQVWPVREARPVKERMAIDRLLITGQRVLDIFFPIAKGGTAALPGGFGTGKTMTQHQLAKWSDADIIVYIGCGERGNEITEVLEDFPKLIDPRSGKPLMERTILIANTSNMPVAAREASIYTGITMAEYFRDMGYHVAIMADSTSRWAEALREISGRLEEMPAEEGYPAYLPSRLAQFYERAGFVRSLSGVEGSVTIIGAVSPPGGDFSEPVTENTKRFVNAFLALDRKLAYARHYPAIGYLTSYSGYSKSLRNWYYENVSEDVLEIREKMLFILHEEEKLNSIVQLVGEDVLPDDQRLTLEIAKVIKRGFLQQNAMHKDDTFVPILKQYEMLKVIYHLHTRALAAVKANLPLSEIRNPEIFDEVIKMKYTVPNEDLSLIDDLHYRIDSYFDELATRYASITEVI